A genomic region of Chloroflexota bacterium contains the following coding sequences:
- a CDS encoding DUF1887 family protein — MKAMVLLAGEQAAPNLLPARNFHPDEIYILHTDFWKSKLMADRLKMRLGEAEVKLYPIDAYDVGKITSQVSELLRSLGEALVNVTGGTKPMSMAALMAARETGQRPFYVRSQRSETEIDFYEFDERGMPKVADTITISDTITLDDYLVSYFGSQYEFTGYGRGKGVAFERAIHLALEPWVDEIGVGWKHESGAVDVDFVIRCNNQVGIIEAKTGGKARTTEGIKQLAVAGGQRFFGTYTRRFLVIDQRWPEKSNNRALAEAIGITLVELPSFHDQGELSQAETEELVGKVHDALGKPTRLERREP; from the coding sequence ATGAAGGCTATGGTGCTTTTGGCTGGCGAGCAGGCGGCTCCCAACTTATTGCCGGCCAGGAACTTCCATCCCGACGAGATATACATCCTCCATACCGATTTCTGGAAAAGTAAGCTCATGGCCGATCGCCTGAAGATGCGTCTGGGAGAGGCGGAAGTGAAACTCTATCCTATAGACGCGTACGACGTTGGGAAGATTACATCGCAGGTATCGGAGTTGTTGAGGAGCTTGGGCGAGGCTCTGGTCAACGTCACGGGTGGGACCAAGCCCATGTCCATGGCTGCCCTGATGGCAGCGAGGGAGACGGGTCAACGGCCTTTTTACGTCCGCAGTCAGCGATCCGAGACCGAAATAGACTTCTACGAGTTCGATGAGAGAGGGATGCCCAAAGTAGCGGATACGATTACGATCTCCGACACCATCACGCTGGATGACTATCTGGTCTCCTACTTCGGATCTCAGTATGAATTCACAGGATATGGTCGAGGTAAGGGGGTGGCATTCGAACGGGCCATTCACTTGGCTCTGGAGCCATGGGTGGATGAGATCGGCGTGGGATGGAAGCATGAGAGCGGCGCCGTAGATGTGGACTTCGTGATACGTTGTAACAACCAGGTGGGAATAATCGAGGCGAAGACGGGGGGCAAAGCGCGGACTACTGAGGGAATAAAGCAACTGGCGGTCGCTGGCGGACAGCGGTTTTTCGGCACTTATACACGCCGATTCCTCGTGATAGATCAGCGATGGCCTGAAAAGAGCAACAATCGGGCGCTGGCTGAGGCCATTGGCATCACCCTCGTGGAGCTTCCCAGCTTTCATGACCAGGGAGAGCTGAGCCAGGCCGAAACTGAAGAATTGGTTGGAAAGGTGCACGATGCCCTGGGCAAGCCGACGAGGCTGGAGAGAA